A region of the Clostridium estertheticum subsp. estertheticum genome:
ACTAATCTAGATACTCTTGCATCTTTTGAAATAATATTAGGGAATTTTAAATTTTTATTATTCTGTAATTTTTTAATTACACTTTGTCTATCCTTAGAATTACCTATGCAACAAACGACAGATAGCTCCTTGCCATATTCAATAAGCCAATCTGTATTTCCTACTATAGGAAAACCATTTACAACCTTCCCCTTAAAATTTGGAGTATCATCTACAAATCCTAATATATTCCATGTTTCAATATCAGAATTATTTTCTTCGAGTAGCCACATAACCTCACGACCAAATCCACCTGCTCCAAAAATAACTATGTCTTTTTTTACCATTATAATCATCTCCTAATGCAACTACATAATATTGTTACTAATCAATCGATATTAAGAATTAAGCTACTATTAACTTTTTTATTTGAATAGTTTCGGATTAGCATATACTTGCTTTTACAAGTCTAAAACATTTTCGCTTTATTACTTTCTAATCGAATGATTACATCCAATAGGACTTGGGATTAGATTGATATATTTACTTTACAACTTTTCAGTACACTTAATATAAAACTTACTAATCCCATTTAAATCTCTATAGGAGTAAACACTATTCAACTTTGCCCATGACATTTGCATTTCTCCCCTTTAAATCTCTTATTGTATTAATGAGATATTGTAAACATTCCAGCTTAAATATCCTTGCCATTCCTACATATATAACGCCTCCGACACATACCTGACTTGTTAAAGTCAACCCTGCTGTCATATGAATCCATTTAAAATTATATACCACTACACCCATTACTAAAGATAATAATAATGATGGCATAATGTCTTTCCACTGCTCTTTATAGCTATAATTAAGCAACTTTAAATTTGGATAAGCGTTTATAAACGTAGAAATTATTCCAGTAACAAACATCCCTATAGCTATTGCATACACACCATGAAAAATAGTCACTCCCAAAATAGCAACACCCGCTATTTTTTTTATAATTTCTAATTTCAAGAAAATATCGCTACGTCCTAAAGCATTAATTGCCTGTAAGTTTGCCGTATGTATAGGATATAAAGCATAAGATGCACAAGCAATTTGCAAAAAAGGAACGCAAGGTAGCCATTTAGCTGTTAGTAACATTTTAACTAAAGGTTCCGCAATAACAGCTAGTCCTACCATCATTGGGAATAGTATAAACGAACTTGTAATAATTGAGCGTCTCACCATATCTTTAACTCTTTTACTATTATCTTGCTCTAAGGCTAAAGCCGGAAGCATTACTGATTGTATTGAACCATCAATATTTGTCACAACAATCTGAGGAAACTGATCCCCTCTATTAAAAAATCCTAACATAGTTGGATTATACATTTTCCCAATAATAAGACTGCATAAATTCATATAAAGGGTATCAATTAACGATGAAACTAACAGTTTCCAACCAAATGAAAATAAACCTTTAACTCTTTCGAAAGAAAACATTAATTTAGGTCTCCATTTTACTGTAAACCAAAGAATTACAGTGATCATAAATTGATTTGTTAACTGTTGGGCTACTAGCGCCCATACACCATACCCTTTATATGCCAATGTTACACCAATCGTTCCGGACACTAATATTGCACCCAAACTACTAAAAAAAAGTTTCTTGAATTGCATCTTTTTAGCTATGACTGCATTCTGTATTGAATTAAACGCTCCAAAAAACAACGTAATTGATAATACTCTAATTACCTGAACAAGCTGTGGCACATAATAAAAAGCAGCTATATACGGTGCTGCAAAGAAAAGAAGTACATATAGTAAACTAGCAACAAATAAGCTTAAATAGAATACCGATGAAAAGTCAACTTCATTTGCATCTTTCTTTTGAATAAGTGCTGTATTAAAACCACTCTGAACAAATACATTCGCTATAGTAATAAATATTGCTATAAGTGCTATTATGCCGTAATCATTAGGTACAAGAAGACGTGCTAGTACTATTTGTAATATAAACTGTATTCCTTGAGTTCCTCCACGCTCCATTAGTTTCCACAATAGTCCTATAAGTATATTATTCTTTAAATTTTTACTTTTCTCGCTCATAACATCAATCACATCTCTCAAAATTCTGGTGATATTTTATGTACTTTAAAGATTTGTACCACATCTTTTTAATAGATTCTTCGTCTAAAACTGTTTCCGAAAACTTCTTTCCACATAATGGGTTTTCAATTGGTTTACAAAACTCATCAAAACTGCAATGCTTTATTTCACTAATACCACACACTTCAATATTTTCCAAATCTAAACCTTGATATAAAATACCCCTATCACTTAAATACAGTTTTTTCCCAAAATAAAGTAACAAATAAATATTAGCCAATGCAGTCTGATGCTTAACATCGAAAACAGCTATATCCATCTCACTAACAAATTTTATATAGTCGCAGTACCCCAATTTAGTTCTCATAATATTAACCTTATTCCCGAAATTTTCTTTTGCATACTTTTCTAATCCATCCATATATAAATCATCACCATATATAAATGGGATATAAATTTTTATATTTTCATTTTTAAATTTTAATAAGCTATCCAAAACACTTTTATGATTCAAAAAAGGGAACCCAGAATGCCCAATCATAATGTTAATACTCTTTTTCACTCCTTTAACATATGGATTTGAATATTTTTTTACTTCATTCATCGTATATCCTAAAGGATATGGCATACGATATATATATGGTAAATCACCAAATAATTTTTTAACTTCAAGACTATCATATTTATAGCCAATACCTATTCCAATAAAATCTCTAACTTTTTTTTTCATAATATGTAAATTTAATTTCTTGTCCAAATATTTAAATATATTTTTATCTTGATTTAAATAAGGAACTCTGTTGTACAAATCATGTCCCCATACACACCAAACTATTTTATGGCATAAACCTTTATTTAAGAATATAAGCCGAAATGTACGTAGGTAAAATGAATGTATAAACACTATATCATATTCTTTATACATCGATTTTAAATCGGTAAGTCCTCTTTTTAAAATATTAGAATTATATTTCACATTATTACGCTCTTGAAAATGGGTATATGGTTCTTTGCAAGCGAAAATAAAATAATTGCTTATGTTTAAGTCTTTTTTAAAACTTTGAAAAAGTTCAAGTATATTACTATTATGTATAGTAGATTCATGTGCCATTATGTGTAAATATTTCATAATTAATCTCCTCGATTAAAATTGATTGTATAAGCAATCTTTATTTTATTTGTAGAATTATTCCTTTATGAGTGTATTTCTTACCTGAAGATTCTCTCAGAATTTTCATTGGAATACCTTGAAAATTACAAGATATATAAACACAAATTCATTACACTTACCGTGAGTTTACCCCTAATAACTATTTTAATGTGACTTTATCTACTTAAGCTCTGTTCCTCACTTAAAAAAACATTTTCTCCATGCCACGAAAATGGCAAAAGTTGACCCAACATTCACAACAGCATTTACTAGAAAAACTTTTTGAATAGCTGAATTTAAGATTTATCATATCATAATCAAACCGTTTTTATCTATCATCATTCTATAAAAAAGATATAGTCTAAATTTAAAATATTTATTTTCGCTTTTTTTATTTTTTAAAAATAAGATCTTTGACTTTGGTAATCTAGCGATATATGAATCAATGTTTTATTTCTTTAAGGTATCCTTTTATTTTTCAATATATATTCTAACTCCAAATAACTCCTACATAAATTTTTCATAGGTGATTTTACTGTCCTATTATACTTATTTTCCGCCTATTTCAAATATTTTTTTTGTAATTCTTTCCGATACACTTTCCCACGAATATTTATTTATATATTCTTCTCTTCTTTTAATTACGTTGCTTTTTATATTGTCATTGTTAAGCAACTCATACATTCTTGATGCTAAAATTTCTTTATCGTCATCCTCAATTAAATACCCTGTTTCTCCATTCTGAATAAACTCCTTCATTTCAAAGCAATTTCTCCCTATGCAAGGTAACCCATATACTAAAGCCTCTATAAATACCAATCCATAAGCCTCAAACCTTGACGGCATGCAAAATATATCACACTTATTAAAGTAATCACTTAATTGATTTGGTGATAAATCCCCCAAAATAATAACATTCTTCTCTGCATTTATTAAATTAGGATCAACACCAGCAATATATAGCTCTGCATTTGTTAAATACTTTTCCTTTAAGATATGGAAAGCTTCAATAACCAAATCGCCCCCCTTTCGATAAAAATCCCTTCCAACAAATAAAATTTTATTATTTGTTTTCACCTCGGGATGTATTCTGTCTATATCGAGATTAATGCCCCCACCAACCGAACAAACTTTTTCTTTAGGTAACCCACTATAATTTATAAGATTTTCTTCTAACCATTTTCCCATTGTAAATACACACTTCGCATTATTTAGCATGGCATT
Encoded here:
- a CDS encoding TDP-N-acetylfucosamine:lipid II N-acetylfucosaminyltransferase encodes the protein MKYLHIMAHESTIHNSNILELFQSFKKDLNISNYFIFACKEPYTHFQERNNVKYNSNILKRGLTDLKSMYKEYDIVFIHSFYLRTFRLIFLNKGLCHKIVWCVWGHDLYNRVPYLNQDKNIFKYLDKKLNLHIMKKKVRDFIGIGIGYKYDSLEVKKLFGDLPYIYRMPYPLGYTMNEVKKYSNPYVKGVKKSINIMIGHSGFPFLNHKSVLDSLLKFKNENIKIYIPFIYGDDLYMDGLEKYAKENFGNKVNIMRTKLGYCDYIKFVSEMDIAVFDVKHQTALANIYLLLYFGKKLYLSDRGILYQGLDLENIEVCGISEIKHCSFDEFCKPIENPLCGKKFSETVLDEESIKKMWYKSLKYIKYHQNFERCD
- a CDS encoding glycosyltransferase family 4 protein codes for the protein MRITYVCEWNNNNQKTWSGTTYSLFKAISKNNEVTECDMTFKKWQMILLTVCNIRIIDGKIKTNNPFRKLTIICKQKKLNSLLRGDKSDHKLIVGDFGICNNAYYYMDISVDALIYLRENKPRLFGHVNFDNVPTKDLIKRGVIQNAMLNNAKCVFTMGKWLEENLINYSGLPKEKVCSVGGGINLDIDRIHPEVKTNNKILFVGRDFYRKGGDLVIEAFHILKEKYLTNAELYIAGVDPNLINAEKNVIILGDLSPNQLSDYFNKCDIFCMPSRFEAYGLVFIEALVYGLPCIGRNCFEMKEFIQNGETGYLIEDDDKEILASRMYELLNNDNIKSNVIKRREEYINKYSWESVSERITKKIFEIGGK
- a CDS encoding lipopolysaccharide biosynthesis protein: MSEKSKNLKNNILIGLLWKLMERGGTQGIQFILQIVLARLLVPNDYGIIALIAIFITIANVFVQSGFNTALIQKKDANEVDFSSVFYLSLFVASLLYVLLFFAAPYIAAFYYVPQLVQVIRVLSITLFFGAFNSIQNAVIAKKMQFKKLFFSSLGAILVSGTIGVTLAYKGYGVWALVAQQLTNQFMITVILWFTVKWRPKLMFSFERVKGLFSFGWKLLVSSLIDTLYMNLCSLIIGKMYNPTMLGFFNRGDQFPQIVVTNIDGSIQSVMLPALALEQDNSKRVKDMVRRSIITSSFILFPMMVGLAVIAEPLVKMLLTAKWLPCVPFLQIACASYALYPIHTANLQAINALGRSDIFLKLEIIKKIAGVAILGVTIFHGVYAIAIGMFVTGIISTFINAYPNLKLLNYSYKEQWKDIMPSLLLSLVMGVVVYNFKWIHMTAGLTLTSQVCVGGVIYVGMARIFKLECLQYLINTIRDLKGRNANVMGKVE